In the genome of Danio rerio strain Tuebingen ecotype United States chromosome 23, GRCz12tu, whole genome shotgun sequence, one region contains:
- the cyp2aa12 gene encoding cytochrome P450 2AA12 (The RefSeq protein has 6 substitutions compared to this genomic sequence): MFASLLKLDLASVGLTLFLGLIFLVVFEIFRIRSYSGRFPPGPTPLPFVGTIPHFLKDSMGFIRSLSQYGEMTTVYLGRKPAMVLNTLQVIKEAIVQNGTSSSGRPSIPILTWITEGYGIVLATFGHSWRQQRRFALHTLRNFGLGKKSVEERVTEESGYLVPEMLKLEGKPFDPQHAIQNAVSNIICSIVFGDRFEYDNKRFEYLLEIIKENINQAGSLIGQVFNLIPIIKHFPGPHQKIYQNAEELKSFIRESTKSHRETLDPDSPRDFIDAYLLEMEKQKSSQDSSFHEDNMVMSVADLFLAGSDTTATTIRWGLIYLTQNPDVQERCHEEIVRVLGYDRLPCMDDRDRLPYTLATVHELQRCGNIVPSSVPHETTQPMKLRGYDIPQGTQMLINLSDILANKEHWKHPDTFNPENFLDDKGHFYRPEAFLPFSLGPRVCLGETLAKTELFLFITSLLQRIRFSWPTGEKWPNMDGIVSVVRSPEPFKIICHSRGSKE, translated from the exons ATGTTTGCGTCTCTGCTCAAGTTAGACCTGGCCACTGTGGGCTTGACTCTGTTTTTAGGCCTGATTTTTCTGGTTGTGTTCGAGATCTTCAGGATTCGTTCCTACAGTGGTCGATTTCCTCCTGGCCCAACACCTCTGCCTTTTGTGGGAACCATACCTCATTTCTTGAAGGATTCAATGGGCTTCATAAGATCT TTATCTCAGTATGGAGAGATGACTACCGTGTATCTTGGGCGAAAGCCGGCGATGGTGCTTAATACACTCCAGGTCATAAAGGAAGCCATAGTCCAAAATGGTACATCATCTTCTGGAAGGCCGTCGATACCGATTTTAACCTGGATCACTGAGGGATATG GAATTGTATTGGCCACATTTGGTCACTCGTGGAGGCAGCAGAGACGGTTTGCTCTGCACACACTCAGAAACTTTGGTCTGGGAAAGAAGTCTGTGGAGGAGCGTGTGACGGAGGAAAGCGGTTACCTGGTTCCTGAAATGCTCAAAATGGAAG GCAAGCCCTTCGACCCCCAACATGCAATACAAAATGCCGTTTCCAACATTATCTGCTCCATTGTGTTTGGGGATCGATTCGAGTATGATAATAAGCGCTTTGAATACCTTCTGGAGATCATAAAAGAAAACATCAACCAGGCAGGGTCACTTATTGGACAG GTCTTTAACTTAATTCCCTTTATCAAGCATTTCCCAGGGCCACATCAGAAAATCTATCAGAACGCAGAGGAGTTGAAGGCATTCATCAGAGAATCAACCAAATCACACAGAGAAACTCTGGATCCAGACAGTCCACGAGACTTTATTGATGCCTATCTGCTGGAGATGGAGAAA CAAAAGTCCAGTCAGGACTCTTCATTTCATGAAGATAACATGGTTATGTCAGTGGCTGATTTGTTCTTGGCTGGAAGCGACACTACAGCGACCACCATCAGATGGGGACTCATCTACCTGACTCAAAACCCAGATGTACAAG AGCGATGTCATGAGGAGATTGTTCGGGTTCTGGGTTACGACCGCTTACCATGCATGGATGACCGTGACAGACTGCCATACACGCTCGCCACTGTTCATGAGCTTCAACGCTGTGGAAATATTGTACCATCGTCTGTACCACATGAAACAACTCAACCAATGAAACTAAGAGGATATGACATTCCCCAG GGAACTCAGATGTTGATTAACTTGTCAGATATTCTGGCTAACAAGGAGCACTGGAAGCATCCAAACACTTTCAACCCTGAGAATTTCTTAGACGATAAGGGAAATTTCTACAGACCGGAGGCTTTTCTTCCTTTCTCCTTGG GTCCGAGGGTCTGTCTTGGTGAGACTCTGGCTAAGACTGAGCTCTTCCTCTTCATCACGTCTCTCCTTCAGCGGATTCGTTTCTCCTGGCCGACTGGTGAGAAGTGGCCGAACATGGATGGGATTGTCAGCGTGGTTCGCTCTCCTGAACCATTCAAAATCATCTGCCATAGCAGAGGCTCAAAAGAGTGA